The Macaca fascicularis isolate 582-1 chromosome 11, T2T-MFA8v1.1 genome includes a region encoding these proteins:
- the B3GNT4 gene encoding N-acetyllactosaminide beta-1,3-N-acetylglucosaminyltransferase 4 isoform X2 produces MLPPQPSAAHQGRGGRSGLLPKGPAMLRRLGWLVSYSLAVLLLGCLLFLRKEAKPAGDPTAHQPFWAPPAPRHSRCPPNHTVASASLSLPSRHRLFLTYRHCRNFSILLEPSGCSKDTFLLLAIKSQPGHVERRAAIRSTWGRAGGWAKGRQLKLVFLLGVAGPAPPAQLLAYESREFDDILQWDFTEDFFNLTLKELHLQRWVVAACPQAHFMLKGDDDVFVHIPNVLEFLDGWDPAQDLLVGDVIHQALPNRNTKVKYFIPLSMYRATHYPPYAGGGGYVMSRATVRRLQATMEEAELFPIDDVFVGMCLRRLGLSPMHHAGFKTFGIRQPLDPLDPCLYRGLLLVHRLSPLEMWTMWALVTDEGLKCAAAPIPQR; encoded by the exons ATGCTTCCTCCCCAGCCTTCCGCAGCCCACCAGGGAAGGGGTGGTAGGAGTGGCCTTTTACCAAAG GGACCGGCAATGCTCCGCAGGCTGGGCTGGCTGGTCTCGTACAGCCTGGCTGTGCTGTTGCTCGGCTGCCTGCTCTTCCTGAGGAAGGAGGCCAAGCCCGCAGGAGACCCCACGGCCCACCAACCTTTCTGGGCTCCCCCAGCACCCCGTCACAGCCGGTGTCCACCCAATCACACAGTGGCTAGCGCTTCTCTGTCCCTGCCTAGCCGTCACCGCCTCTTCTTGACATATCGCCACTGCCGAAATTTCTCTATCTTGCTGGAGCCTTCCGGCTGTTCCAAGGATACCTTCTTGCTCCTGGCCATCAAGTCACAGCCTGGTCACGTGGAGCGCCGTGCGGCTATCCGCAGCacgtggggcagggctgggggctgggctaaGGGCCGGCAGCTGAAGCTGGTGTTCCTCCTGGGGGTGGCAGGACCCGCTCCCCCAGCCCAGCTGCTGGCCTATGAGAGTAGAGAGTTTGATGACATCCTCCAGTGGGACTTCACTGAGGACTTCTTCAACCTGACGCTCAAGGAGCTGCACCTGCAGCGCTGGGTGGTGGCTGCCTGCCCCCAGGCCCACTTCATGCTAAAGGGAGATGATGATGTCTTTGTCCACATTCCCAATGTGTTAGAGTTCCTGGATGGCTGGGACCCGGCCCAGGACCTCCTGGTGGGAGATGTCATCCATCAAGCCCTGCCCAACAGGAACACTAAGGTCAAATATTTCATCCCACTCTCAATGTACAGAGCCACCCACTACCCACCCTATGCTGGTGGGGGAGGGTATGTCATGTCCAGAGCCACCGTGCGGCGCCTCCAGGCTACCATGGAAGAGGCTGAACTCTTCCCCATTGATGACGTCTTTGTGGGTATGTGCCTGAGGCGGCTGGGGCTGAGCCCCATGCACCATGCTGGCTTCAAGACATTTGGAATCCGGCAGCCCCTGGACCCTTTAGACCCCTGCCTGTATAGGGGGCTCCTGCTGGTGCACCGCCTCAGCCCCCTAGAGATGTGGACCATGTGGGCACTGGTGACAGATGAGGGGCTCAAGTGTGCAGCTGCCCCCATACCCCAGCGCTGA
- the B3GNT4 gene encoding N-acetyllactosaminide beta-1,3-N-acetylglucosaminyltransferase 4 isoform X1 — translation MLRRLGWLVSYSLAVLLLGCLLFLRKEAKPAGDPTAHQPFWAPPAPRHSRCPPNHTVASASLSLPSRHRLFLTYRHCRNFSILLEPSGCSKDTFLLLAIKSQPGHVERRAAIRSTWGRAGGWAKGRQLKLVFLLGVAGPAPPAQLLAYESREFDDILQWDFTEDFFNLTLKELHLQRWVVAACPQAHFMLKGDDDVFVHIPNVLEFLDGWDPAQDLLVGDVIHQALPNRNTKVKYFIPLSMYRATHYPPYAGGGGYVMSRATVRRLQATMEEAELFPIDDVFVGMCLRRLGLSPMHHAGFKTFGIRQPLDPLDPCLYRGLLLVHRLSPLEMWTMWALVTDEGLKCAAAPIPQR, via the coding sequence ATGCTCCGCAGGCTGGGCTGGCTGGTCTCGTACAGCCTGGCTGTGCTGTTGCTCGGCTGCCTGCTCTTCCTGAGGAAGGAGGCCAAGCCCGCAGGAGACCCCACGGCCCACCAACCTTTCTGGGCTCCCCCAGCACCCCGTCACAGCCGGTGTCCACCCAATCACACAGTGGCTAGCGCTTCTCTGTCCCTGCCTAGCCGTCACCGCCTCTTCTTGACATATCGCCACTGCCGAAATTTCTCTATCTTGCTGGAGCCTTCCGGCTGTTCCAAGGATACCTTCTTGCTCCTGGCCATCAAGTCACAGCCTGGTCACGTGGAGCGCCGTGCGGCTATCCGCAGCacgtggggcagggctgggggctgggctaaGGGCCGGCAGCTGAAGCTGGTGTTCCTCCTGGGGGTGGCAGGACCCGCTCCCCCAGCCCAGCTGCTGGCCTATGAGAGTAGAGAGTTTGATGACATCCTCCAGTGGGACTTCACTGAGGACTTCTTCAACCTGACGCTCAAGGAGCTGCACCTGCAGCGCTGGGTGGTGGCTGCCTGCCCCCAGGCCCACTTCATGCTAAAGGGAGATGATGATGTCTTTGTCCACATTCCCAATGTGTTAGAGTTCCTGGATGGCTGGGACCCGGCCCAGGACCTCCTGGTGGGAGATGTCATCCATCAAGCCCTGCCCAACAGGAACACTAAGGTCAAATATTTCATCCCACTCTCAATGTACAGAGCCACCCACTACCCACCCTATGCTGGTGGGGGAGGGTATGTCATGTCCAGAGCCACCGTGCGGCGCCTCCAGGCTACCATGGAAGAGGCTGAACTCTTCCCCATTGATGACGTCTTTGTGGGTATGTGCCTGAGGCGGCTGGGGCTGAGCCCCATGCACCATGCTGGCTTCAAGACATTTGGAATCCGGCAGCCCCTGGACCCTTTAGACCCCTGCCTGTATAGGGGGCTCCTGCTGGTGCACCGCCTCAGCCCCCTAGAGATGTGGACCATGTGGGCACTGGTGACAGATGAGGGGCTCAAGTGTGCAGCTGCCCCCATACCCCAGCGCTGA